One genomic region from Mytilus trossulus isolate FHL-02 chromosome 9, PNRI_Mtr1.1.1.hap1, whole genome shotgun sequence encodes:
- the LOC134685676 gene encoding aldehyde dehydrogenase family 3 member B1-like isoform X1: MASFTELVNGMKTAFRSGKTKSYEWRRQQLEGVLKLMDENREEITDALKKDLHKPKLEAVVFEIDFCRNDLIETMNNLKEWMKPEKVKKSLLNLMDTAYIKKEPYGVALVIGAWNYPIQLTIMPLFGALAAGNCVLLKPSEVSWNTAQLLEKLIPKYLDNDCVKVVNGGVAETTALLKERYDYVFYTGNTFVGKIVMKAASEYLTPVTLELGGKSPVYVDKNCDLKAVANRLMWGKTCNAGQTCIAPDYVMCTKDVQEQLIQSMKTTLGEFFPDDPSKSESYGRMVNSRHFQRVKKMIDSNQDSIAIGGDTNEKDNYISPTILKDIKFTDAAMNEEIFGPVLPIIPVANEDDAIEHIVSGEKPLAMYVFSNDNTVKDKFRNSTSSGGLVINDTMMHAGVMTLPFGGVGNSGMGAYHGKLTFDTFSHNRACLERELKMESLQSIRYPPYTQRKMGNIRWATTKKLKGRSFMSYVPFFVIGTIAAYVIKVFGLHNKLPFFNE; the protein is encoded by the exons ATGGCCAGTTTTACAGAG CTTGTGAATGGAATGAAGACTGCCTTCAGGAGTGGGAAAACTAAATCCTATGAATGGAGAAGACAACAATTAGAGGGAGTTCTCAAACTGATGGATGAAAATAGAGAGGAAATTACAGATGCATTAAAGAAAGATTTACACAAG CCCAAACTTGAAGCTGTTGTGTTTGAGATTGACTTTTGTAGAAATGATTTGATTGAAACAATGAACAACTTAAAGGAATGGATGAAACCAGAAAag GTTAAAAAGTCACTATTGAATTTGATGGACACAGCTTATATAAAGAAAGAACCATACGGTGTAGCCCTTGTGATAGGGGCATGGAATTATCCCATACAGCTTACCATTATGCCATTATTTGGGGCTCTAGCAGCAG GTAATTGCGTTTTATTGAAGCCCTCAGAAGTATCATGGAACACAGCTCAGTTGCTGGAGAAATTGATTCCAAAATATTTGGACAAT gACTGTGTTAAAGTTGTAAATGGAGGAGTGGCAGAAACAACAGCTTTACTGAAAGAGAGATATGACTACGTCTTCTACACTGGAAACACATTTGTAGGAAAAATTGTCATGAAAGCTGCTAGTGAATATCTAACTCCAGTCACATTAGAACTTGGAGGCAAAAG tCCAGTGTATGTAGATAAAAATTGTGATTTGAAGGCAGTAGCCAACAGACTTATGTGGGGGAAAACATGTAATGCTGGACAGACATGTATAGCTCCTGATTATGTCATGTGTACAAAGGATGTTCAG GAACAATTAATTCAGAGCATGAAAACAACATTGGGTGAATTTTTCCCTGATGATCCTTCAAAGTCAGAAAGTTACGGCAGAATGGTCAATTCTAGACATTTCCA aCGAGTAAAAAAGATGATTGACAGCAACCAAGATAGTATTGCTATTGGTGGGGATACAAATGAGAAGGATAATTATATCTCTCCAACAATATTAAAAGATATCAAGTTTACAGATGCTGCCATGAATGAagag atatttggGCCTGTTCTACCTATAATACCAGTAGCTAATGAAGATGATGCAATCGAACATATTGTCAGTGG tgAGAAACCTCTAGCTATGTATGTCTTTTCAAATGATAACACAGTAAAAGACAAGTTTAGAAACTCTACAAGTAGTGGTGGTCTAGTTATTAATGATACCATGATGCATGCAGGAG TAATGACCTTGCCATTTGGAGGTGTTGGTAACAGTGGTATGGGAGCTTACCATGGCAAGTTGACCTTTGACACATTCAGTCATAATAGAGCTTGCTTAGAGAGAGAACttaaaatggaaagtttacaaaG TATCCGTTACCCTCCATATACACAGAGGAAAATGGGAAACATTAGATGGGCCACAACGAAGAAGCTGAAGGGAAGATCGTTTATGTCCTATGTGCCATTCTTTGTGATTGGAACAATTGCTGCCTATGTAATTAAG
- the LOC134685676 gene encoding aldehyde dehydrogenase family 3 member B1-like isoform X2: MASFTELVNGMKTAFRSGKTKSYEWRRQQLEGVLKLMDENREEITDALKKDLHKPKLEAVVFEIDFCRNDLIETMNNLKEWMKPEKVKKSLANFMDTCYIQKEPFGVALVIGAWNYPIQLTIMPMVGAIAAGNCVLLKPSEVSWNTAQLLEKLIPKYLDNDCVKVVNGGVAETTALLKERYDYVFYTGNTFVGKIVMKAASEYLTPVTLELGGKSPVYVDKNCDLKAVANRLMWGKTCNAGQTCIAPDYVMCTKDVQEQLIQSMKTTLGEFFPDDPSKSESYGRMVNSRHFQRVKKMIDSNQDSIAIGGDTNEKDNYISPTILKDIKFTDAAMNEEIFGPVLPIIPVANEDDAIEHIVSGEKPLAMYVFSNDNTVKDKFRNSTSSGGLVINDTMMHAGVMTLPFGGVGNSGMGAYHGKLTFDTFSHNRACLERELKMESLQSIRYPPYTQRKMGNIRWATTKKLKGRSFMSYVPFFVIGTIAAYVIKVFGLHNKLPFFNE; this comes from the exons ATGGCCAGTTTTACAGAG CTTGTGAATGGAATGAAGACTGCCTTCAGGAGTGGGAAAACTAAATCCTATGAATGGAGAAGACAACAATTAGAGGGAGTTCTCAAACTGATGGATGAAAATAGAGAGGAAATTACAGATGCATTAAAGAAAGATTTACACAAG CCCAAACTTGAAGCTGTTGTGTTTGAGATTGACTTTTGTAGAAATGATTTGATTGAAACAATGAACAACTTAAAGGAATGGATGAAACCAGAAAag GTAAAGAAGAGTTTAGCAAACTTTATGGATACTTGTTATATACAGAAAGAGCCATTTGGTGTGGCTTTGGTGATTGGTGCATGGAATTATCCTATACAACTAACTATCATGCCAATGGTTGGTGCTATTGCTGCAG GTAATTGCGTTTTATTGAAGCCCTCAGAAGTATCATGGAACACAGCTCAGTTGCTGGAGAAATTGATTCCAAAATATTTGGACAAT gACTGTGTTAAAGTTGTAAATGGAGGAGTGGCAGAAACAACAGCTTTACTGAAAGAGAGATATGACTACGTCTTCTACACTGGAAACACATTTGTAGGAAAAATTGTCATGAAAGCTGCTAGTGAATATCTAACTCCAGTCACATTAGAACTTGGAGGCAAAAG tCCAGTGTATGTAGATAAAAATTGTGATTTGAAGGCAGTAGCCAACAGACTTATGTGGGGGAAAACATGTAATGCTGGACAGACATGTATAGCTCCTGATTATGTCATGTGTACAAAGGATGTTCAG GAACAATTAATTCAGAGCATGAAAACAACATTGGGTGAATTTTTCCCTGATGATCCTTCAAAGTCAGAAAGTTACGGCAGAATGGTCAATTCTAGACATTTCCA aCGAGTAAAAAAGATGATTGACAGCAACCAAGATAGTATTGCTATTGGTGGGGATACAAATGAGAAGGATAATTATATCTCTCCAACAATATTAAAAGATATCAAGTTTACAGATGCTGCCATGAATGAagag atatttggGCCTGTTCTACCTATAATACCAGTAGCTAATGAAGATGATGCAATCGAACATATTGTCAGTGG tgAGAAACCTCTAGCTATGTATGTCTTTTCAAATGATAACACAGTAAAAGACAAGTTTAGAAACTCTACAAGTAGTGGTGGTCTAGTTATTAATGATACCATGATGCATGCAGGAG TAATGACCTTGCCATTTGGAGGTGTTGGTAACAGTGGTATGGGAGCTTACCATGGCAAGTTGACCTTTGACACATTCAGTCATAATAGAGCTTGCTTAGAGAGAGAACttaaaatggaaagtttacaaaG TATCCGTTACCCTCCATATACACAGAGGAAAATGGGAAACATTAGATGGGCCACAACGAAGAAGCTGAAGGGAAGATCGTTTATGTCCTATGTGCCATTCTTTGTGATTGGAACAATTGCTGCCTATGTAATTAAG
- the LOC134685676 gene encoding aldehyde dehydrogenase family 3 member B1-like isoform X3 — protein sequence MASFTELVNGMKTAFRSGKTKSYEWRRQQLEGVLKLMDENREEITDALKKDLHKPKLEAVVFEIDFCRNDLIETMNNLKEWMKPEKVKKSLLNLMDTAYIKKEPYGVALVIGAWNYPIQLTIMPLFGALAAGNCVLLKPSEVSWNTAQLLEKLIPKYLDNDCVKVVNGGVAETTALLKERYDYVFYTGNTFVGKIVMKAASEYLTPVTLELGGKSPVYVDKNCDLKAVANRLMWGKTCNAGQTCIAPDYVMCTKDVQEQLIQSMKTTLGEFFPDDPSKSESYGRMVNSRHFQRVKKMIDSNQDSIAIGGDTNEKDNYISPTILKDIKFTDAAMNEEIFGPVLPIIPVANEDDAIEHIVSGEKPLAMYVFSNDNTVKDKFRNSTSSGGLVINDTMMHAGVMTLPFGGVGNSGMGAYHGKLTFDTFSHNRACLERELKMESLQSIRYPPYTEKNLNVIGWLSKKSPKKGGFFSFLGF from the exons ATGGCCAGTTTTACAGAG CTTGTGAATGGAATGAAGACTGCCTTCAGGAGTGGGAAAACTAAATCCTATGAATGGAGAAGACAACAATTAGAGGGAGTTCTCAAACTGATGGATGAAAATAGAGAGGAAATTACAGATGCATTAAAGAAAGATTTACACAAG CCCAAACTTGAAGCTGTTGTGTTTGAGATTGACTTTTGTAGAAATGATTTGATTGAAACAATGAACAACTTAAAGGAATGGATGAAACCAGAAAag GTTAAAAAGTCACTATTGAATTTGATGGACACAGCTTATATAAAGAAAGAACCATACGGTGTAGCCCTTGTGATAGGGGCATGGAATTATCCCATACAGCTTACCATTATGCCATTATTTGGGGCTCTAGCAGCAG GTAATTGCGTTTTATTGAAGCCCTCAGAAGTATCATGGAACACAGCTCAGTTGCTGGAGAAATTGATTCCAAAATATTTGGACAAT gACTGTGTTAAAGTTGTAAATGGAGGAGTGGCAGAAACAACAGCTTTACTGAAAGAGAGATATGACTACGTCTTCTACACTGGAAACACATTTGTAGGAAAAATTGTCATGAAAGCTGCTAGTGAATATCTAACTCCAGTCACATTAGAACTTGGAGGCAAAAG tCCAGTGTATGTAGATAAAAATTGTGATTTGAAGGCAGTAGCCAACAGACTTATGTGGGGGAAAACATGTAATGCTGGACAGACATGTATAGCTCCTGATTATGTCATGTGTACAAAGGATGTTCAG GAACAATTAATTCAGAGCATGAAAACAACATTGGGTGAATTTTTCCCTGATGATCCTTCAAAGTCAGAAAGTTACGGCAGAATGGTCAATTCTAGACATTTCCA aCGAGTAAAAAAGATGATTGACAGCAACCAAGATAGTATTGCTATTGGTGGGGATACAAATGAGAAGGATAATTATATCTCTCCAACAATATTAAAAGATATCAAGTTTACAGATGCTGCCATGAATGAagag atatttggGCCTGTTCTACCTATAATACCAGTAGCTAATGAAGATGATGCAATCGAACATATTGTCAGTGG tgAGAAACCTCTAGCTATGTATGTCTTTTCAAATGATAACACAGTAAAAGACAAGTTTAGAAACTCTACAAGTAGTGGTGGTCTAGTTATTAATGATACCATGATGCATGCAGGAG TAATGACCTTGCCATTTGGAGGTGTTGGTAACAGTGGTATGGGAGCTTACCATGGCAAGTTGACCTTTGACACATTCAGTCATAATAGAGCTTGCTTAGAGAGAGAACttaaaatggaaagtttacaaaG TATTAGATACCCACCttacacagaaaaaaacctTAATGTCATTGGCTGGCTGTCAAAGAAAAGTCCCAAGAAAGGAGGATTCTTTTCCTTTCTTGGCTTCTAG